A window from Setaria italica strain Yugu1 chromosome VIII, Setaria_italica_v2.0, whole genome shotgun sequence encodes these proteins:
- the LOC101779702 gene encoding uncharacterized protein LOC101779702, producing MDAYCLEVRKPKNTFSSLEFHHVARDNNVAADILSKLESTRTLVPAGVFVHELHKPSIAELAPSKTTNRGNNEPDREVLMINVDWRTLFINYIKEHKLLPDKQK from the coding sequence ATGGACGCGTACTGCCTTGAAGTACGCAAGCCGAAGAACACGTTCTCCAgcctggagttccatcacgtggctcgtGACAATAATGTAGCTGCAGACATCTTGTCCAAGCTCGAATCTACTCGTACTCTagttccagctggggtcttTGTCcacgaactacacaagccatctaTAGCGGAGTTGGCACCTTCAAAAACCACCAATCGAGGCAACAATGAGCCTGATCGGGAGGTTCTGATGATCAACGTAGATTGGAGAACCctcttcatcaactacatcaaggagcacaagttgcttCCCGACAAGCAGAAGTAG